From Vitis vinifera cultivar Pinot Noir 40024 chromosome 3, ASM3070453v1, the proteins below share one genomic window:
- the LOC100259392 gene encoding uncharacterized protein LOC100259392 isoform X2, whose amino-acid sequence MGPSSLVAETVWKEIESTHSVTDDQISIMHFLFGKNFERATRIVDQRGVKRIVGEPSGRWIFQVVGESRKKEEYFCFAEHYCACYSFFYDIVNRGEQLCCKHQLAARLAASVGACVEVKVSDEQLALLLSKL is encoded by the exons ATGGGACCAAGCAGCTTAGTTGCAGAAACAGTGTGGAAGGAGATTGAATCAACTCATTCAG TGACTGATGATCAGATTTCAAT CATGCATTTCCTGTTCGGGAAGAACTTTGAGCGAGCAACTAGGATTGTGGATCAAAGGGGTGTCAAGAGAATCGTTGGCGAGCCTAGTGGGCGTTGGATCTTTCAG GTTGTGGGAGAATCTCGGAAGAAGGAGGAATATTTTTGTTTCGCAGAGCATTACTGTGCTTGTTATTCATTTTTCTATGACATTGTTAACAGAGGAGAACAGCTTTGT TGTAAGCATCAATTAGCCGCAAGACTGGCTGCTTCCGTAGGAGCGTGTGTTGAAGTTAAGGTCTCTGATGAGCAGTTGGCACTATTGCTTTCCAAACTCTGA
- the LOC100257649 gene encoding pentatricopeptide repeat-containing protein At5g02860, whose protein sequence is MAEKLKLSLPVLLPGPPPSKPLFSDHHLSTTPSPPPPITPLLQNFQPHTQTPNPQSPIIPRRRRRIGKSQDANRGKPWSHGRLSPPGQRILQTLIDPTFNLAQIDELLLELFEQQPGESDFSVESLSLDVLGIVKGLGFYKKCDTALRVFEWVRNRKESELLLNGSIIAVIISILGKGGRVSAAASLLHNLCKDGFDVDVYAYTSMITAFTSNGRYREAVMVFKKMEEVGCKPTLITYNVILNVYGKMGMPWNKMVGLVDRMKSAGIAPDSYTYNTLISCCRRGNLYEEAAGVLKEMKLAGFSPDKVTYNALLDVYGKSRRSKEAMEVLQEMEGNGCPPSIVTYNSLISAYARDGLLEDALELKNQMVEKGIKPDVFTYTTLLSGFEKAGKDKAAVQIFEEMRNEGCKPNICTFNALIKMHGNRGKFTEMMKVFEDIKTFQCSPDIVTWNTLLSVFGQNGMDSEVSGVFKEMKRAGFVPERDTFNTLISSYSRCGSFDQAMAVYKRMLEAGVNPDLSSYNAVLAALARGGLWKQSEKVLAEMKDGRCKPNELTYCSLLHAYANGKEIERMCALAEEIYSGIIEPRAVLLKTLVLVNSKCDLLMETERAFLELRQRGFSPDITTLNAMVSIYGRRQMVAKANEILDCMKRGGFTPSLTTYNSLMYMYSRSANFERSEEILREILAKGIRPDIISYNTVIYAYCRNGRMRDASRVLSEMRESGPAPDIITYNTFIASYAADSMFVEAIDVVCYMIKHGCKPNQSTYNSIVDWYCKLNRRDEASMFVNNLRKLDPHISMDEECRLSERMAKKWS, encoded by the coding sequence ATGGCAGAGAAGCTGAAGCTCTCTCTCCCGGTTCTCCTACCAGGTCCACCTCCCTCAAAACCACTCTTCTCAGACCACCACTTGTCCACAACCCCCTCTCCGCCACCTCCCATTACCCCTCTTCTCCAAAACTTCCAACCGCAtacccaaaccccaaacccccaaTCCCCAATAATCCCCAGACGCCGCAGACGTATCGGGAAGTCTCAAGACGCCAACCGTGGAAAGCCATGGTCTCACGGCCGTCTCTCGCCGCCAGGTCAGCGAATTCTGCAAACCCTAATCGACCCCACATTTAATCTTGCTCAAATTGATGAGCTCTTACTTGAATTGTTCGAACAACAGCCGGGAGAATCGGATTTTAGTGTGGAGTCGCTGTCTTTGGATGTTTTGGGTATTGTcaagggtttagggttttacaAAAAATGTGACACTGCTTTGAGGGTATTCGAGTGGGTTCGGAATCGGAAAGAATCTGAATTATTGTTGAATGGTTCGATTATTGCTGTCATTATAAGTATTCTTGGGAAAGGGGGTCGGGTTTCGGCTGCGGCTTCTTTGCTTCATAATCTTTGTAAAGATGGGTTTGATGTTGATGTTTATGCGTATACTTCTATGATAACTGCATTTACCAGCAATGGGAGGTACAGGGAGGCTGTGATggtttttaagaaaatggagGAAGTGGGATGCAAACCTACTTTGATAACTTACAATGTGATTTTGAATGTGTATGGGAAAATGGGTATGCCCTGGAATAAAATGGTTGGTCTTGTTGATAGAATGAAGAGTGCCGGGATTGCCCCTGATTCATATACTTATAACACGCTTATAAGTTGTTGTAGGCGGGGGAATTTGTATGAAGAAGCAGCAGGGGTTTTGAAGGAGATGAAATTAGCAGGATTTAGTCCTGATAAGGTGACTTATAATGCTTTATTGGATGTTTATGGGAAGTCTAGGCGATCCAAGGAGGCCATGGAGGTCTTGCAGGAGATGGAGGGTAATGGGTGTCCCCCTAGTATCGTGACTTACAATTCATTGATTTCAGCTTATGCCAGAGATGGGTTATTGGAAGACGCCTTGGAGCTCAAAAACCAGATGGTGGAAAAGGGAATTAAACCTGATGTTTTTACTTACACTACTCTTTTGTCAGGATTTGAGAAGGCTGGGAAGGATAAGGCTGCGGTTCAGATTTTTGAGGAGATGAGAAATGAAGGTTGCAAACCCAATATTTGTACATTCAATGCCCTGATTAAGATGCATGGTAACAGGGGAAAGTTTACAGAAATGATGAAAGTTTTTGAAGATATCAAGACATTCCAGTGTTCACCTGATATTGTTACATGGAATACACTTCTTTCTGTGTTTGGGCAGAATGGGATGGACTCTGAAGTTTCAGGAGTGTTTAAGGAAATGAAGAGGGCGGGCTTTGTGCCTGAGAGGGATACTTTCAACACCCTAATCAGCTCCTACAGTCGATGTGGATCATTTGACCAAGCCATGGCTGTTTATAAGAGGATGCTGGAGGCTGGGGTCAATCCTGACCTTTCCAGTTATAATGCTGTTTTAGCAGCATTGGCTCGGGGTGGGCTTTGGAAACAATCTGAGAAAGTACTTGCAGAAATGAAGGATGGTCGATGCAAACCTAATGAGCTGACATATTGTTCTTTGTTACATGCTTATGCCAATGGGAAGGAGATTGAACGAATGTGTGCTCTTGCAGAAGAAATATACTCTGGCATAATTGAACCTCGTGCAGTGCTCTTGAAGACCCTTGTTCTAGTAAATAGCAAGTGTGACCTTCTAATGGAAACAGAACGAGCTTTCTTGGAGTTGAGACAGCGAGGGTTTTCACCTGACATAACTACTCTTAATGCCATGGTTTCCATCTATGGCAGGAGGCAGATGGTTGCAAAagcaaatgaaattttggattgCATGAAAAGGGGTGGGTTCACTCCAAGCTTGACAACTTACAACAGCTTGATGTACATGTACAGCCGGTCTGCAAATTTTGAAAGATCAGAAGAAATCCTGAGGGAAATTCTGGCAAAAGGAATAAGGCCTGATATCATTTCATACAATACTGTTATTTATGCCTATTGTAGAAATGGTCGGATGAGAGATGCTTCACGGGTACTCTCAGAAATGAGGGAGTCTGGGCCTGCTCCAGATATAATTACTTATAATACCTTTATTGCAAGTTATGCAGCTGATTCCATGTTTGTGGAGGCTATTGACGTTGTCTGTTACATGATCAAGCATGGCTGTAAACCAAACCAAAGCACATACAATTCCATTGTAGATTGGTACTGCAAGCTTAATCGCAGAGATGAGGCAAGCATGTTTGTCAACAACCTTCGCAAGCTTGATCCACATATTTCCATGGATGAAGAATGTAGGTTATCAGAACGAATGGCAAAGAAATGGTCATAG
- the LOC100264565 gene encoding (S)-8-oxocitronellyl enol synthase ISY1, producing the protein MSWWWSGAIGAAKRKLQEDEAHPTNYQGVGLIVGVTGIVGNSLAEILPLRDTPGGPWKVYGVARRPQPAWNADNCVEYIQCDVFDPEETSSKLSKLTDVTHIFYVTWANMGSEAENCRVNGDMFRNVLSAVIPNAPNLQHICLQTGRKHYIGPFEALGKIEPHDPPYHEEMPRLDVENFYHVQEDILFEEVRKKEGLTWSVHRPGVIFGFSPYSMMNAIGTLCVYATICKHEGLPLRFPGTQDTWNGYWDVSDADLIAEHHIWAAVDPFAKNEAFNCSNGDVFKWKHLWKVLAEQFGLEFHEPEGQGLSLEKMMKDKGPVWDEIVREKGLVPTKLEEVGQWWFADVVLSAGSSLDSMNKSKEHGFLGFRNSKSSFLSWIDKMKAYKFVP; encoded by the exons ATGAGCTGGTGGTGGTCTGGAGCGATTGGAGCTGCAAAG AGGAAGCTCCAAGAGGATGAGGCACACCCCACCAACTACCAGGGTGTTGGGCTGATTGTAGGTGTCACCGGCATCGTTGGTAACAGCCTTGCTGAGATCCTTCCACTCCGGGACACTCCCGGCGGTCCCTGGAAGGTCTATGGTGTCGCCCGCAGGCCTCAGCCGGCCTGGAACGCCGACAACTGTGTCGAGTACATCCAGTGTGATGTGTTTGACCCGGAAGAAACTTCGTCAAAGCTCTCCAAGCTGACTGATGTCACACACATATTCTATGTGACATGGGCTAATATGGGCAGTGAAGCTGAGAATTGCAGAGTTAATGGTGATATGTTTAGGAATGTTCTGAGTGCGGTGATCCCAAATGCCCCAAATTTGCAGCACATTTGCTTGCAAACTGGAAGAAAACATTATATAGGTCCATTTGAGGCTCTAGGCAAGATTGAACCTCATGATCCTCCGTATCATGAAGAGATGCCCAGATTAGATGTTGAGAATTTTTACCATGTACAAGAAGATATACTGTTTGAGGAGGTGAGGAAGAAGGAGGGCTTGACATGGTCAGTGCACAGGCCTGGCGTCATTTTTGGGTTTTCGCCTTACAGCATGATGAATGCAATTGGGACTCTGTGTGTCTATGCCACAATCTGCAAGCATGAGGGTTTACCATTAAGGTTTCCGGGAACCCAAGACACATGGAATGGATATTGGGATGTTTCCGACGCAGACCTAATTGCTGAGCATCATATATGGGCTGCAGTTGATCCTTTCGCAAAGAATGAGGCATTTAATTGTAGTAATGGGGATGTGTTCAAGTGGAAGCATCTGTGGAAGGTGTTGGCAGAGCAGTTTGGATTGGAGTTCCATGAACCTGAGGGGCAGGGATTGAGCTTGGAGAAGATGATGAAGGACAAAGGACCAGTGTGGGATGAGATTGTGAGGGAGAAAGGCCTGGTCCCAACCAAATTGGAGGAGGTTGGGCAGTGGTGGTTTGCAGATGTTGTTCTGAGTGCTGGGTCATCATTGGATAGTATGAACAAGAGCAAAGAACATGGATTCTTGGGGTTCAGAAACTCAAAATCGTCTTTCCTTTCTTGGATCGATAAAATGAAAGCTTATAAATTTGTTCCTTAA
- the LOC104878832 gene encoding putative disease resistance protein RGA3 has product MEVEILAILAELVLEKLAAKTWEQIELAWNVESQRLKLQKTVSALKELLLEAEQRKNQGRQQLRDWLGELTDALYDADNVLDEFHYHSLQRQVESRGGIVEGTVRRSFFTFTEPTFSYKMGRKIKKIRKTLDDIAADWSRLCLPELGVDMGIVQRDQSHSYADPSNVIGRDHDKNVVIQHLRLWTETLSVIPIVGIEGIGKTTVAQLVYNDPWVAAHFELRMWVCVSKDFDVERLIKQIIDSAEGGNCGEVSMDEAQIRLRSVLMEKRFLLILDDVWNNDRGRWLDLELFLREGEADSKIIVTTQSRSSVAAVMGTVPMHELSHLSFEDSLSLFTNLAFDNRVQERLPSLESIAQEIVERCGGVPQLLKTTACSLYSITEQHIWFSKRDTALKLRLDGLPSALRQCLALCSIFPTNFRFYSLRLNQLLMAQDFITLSHPNEDLEDAGHQYMDILYSRCVFQNREQDYGDFFYVQIHNLIHDHAWEAAQPEYTVLNFHRNAHPPQTNIRHVSLSEDEWPAAEGVLDVLRALGRANKVRTILCPFVRVQTIDEPFISAFIERFKYMRVLDLSYSCFERLPESISDLIHLRLLSLRSNIRIRRLPNSICKLYNLQTLVLLDCCELEELPRDTKNMISLRHLEITTKQSTFPELYDSNSLRFLGIVGCISLRSLLREGQSFPALRTLFIHSCGSLVSLLPSIRNLTALRTLKIADCEALDLLDGDDDRFPGFQTLWFLVIVNLPMLVGLPQWILRTATSNFLQRVVIEACPNFTGLPLAVQQNITIRQKFKTRE; this is encoded by the coding sequence ATGGAAGTAGAAATTCTGGCTATTTTAGCAGAacttgttttggaaaagttggctGCAAAGACTTGGGAGCAAATTGAGCTTGCCTGGAACGTTGAAAGCCAACGACTTAAGCTTCAGAAAACAGTGTCCGCCCTCAAAGAATTGTTGTTGGAGGCTGAGCAGCGGAAAAACCAGGGACGCCAGCAGCTGAGGGATTGGCTTGGAGAGCTCACAGATGCTCTTTATGATGCGGATAATGTGCTGGATGAGTTTCACTACCACTCTTTGCAGCGCCAGGTAGAGAGTCGCGGGGGCATTGTTGAAGGCACGGTACGCAGATCCTTTTTCACTTTCACTGAACCCACTTTCAGCTATAAAATGGGTcgtaaaatcaagaagattaGGAAGACACTTGATGATATTGCAGCTGATTGGTCCCGCCTTTGTCTTCCAGAGCTAGGAGTGGATATGGGTATTGTTCAGAGGGACCAGAGCCACTCCTATGCGGATCCGTCCAATGTAATTGGAAGAGACCACGATAAAAATGTTGTTATTCAACATTTGAGGCTCTGGACCGAGACTCTTTCTGTTATTCCCATTGTTGGGATTGAAGGTATTGGTAAGACTACGGTGGCTCAATTGGTGTACAATGACCCATGGGTGGCTGCCCATTTTGAACTAAGAATGTGGGTTTGTGTGTCGAAGGACTTCGATGTTGAAAGGCTAATAAAACAAATCATCGACTCCGCGGAGGGTGGAAACTGTGGCGAAGTAAGTATGGATGAGGCTCAAATCAGGTTGAGAAGTGTGTTAATGGAGAAAAGATTTCTACTCATTTTGGATGATGTATGGAATAATGACCGTGGCAGATGGCTCGATTTGGAACTTTTTCTAAGAGAAGGCGAGGCGGATAGTAAAATCATTGTCACAACCCAGAGTAGATCATCTGTTGCTGCAGTCATGGGTACTGTTCCCATGCATGAACTAAGTCATCTTTCCTTCGAGGATTCTCTGTCTTTGTTCACCAACCTTGCATTCGATAATAGAGTGCAAGAAAGACTTCCAAGCCTCGAAAGTATTGCGCAGGAGATTGTTGAAAGATGTGGCGGAGTGCCTCAGCTCCTGAAAACCACCGCTTGCTCGCTGTACTCAATCACGGAGCAACATATATGGTTCTCAAAACGAGATACTGCTCTCAAATTGAGACTAGATGGATTGCCCTCCGCCTTGAGGCAATGCCTCGCCTTGTGTTCCATCTTCCCCACCAATTTCAGATTCTACAGCCTTCGACTGAACCAGTTATTGATGGCCCAAGACTTCATCACCTTATCCCATCCGAATGAAGATTTGGAAGATGCTGGACATCAGTATATGGACATTTTATACTCTAGATGCGTCTTTCAAAATCGTGAACAAGACTATGGAGATTTCTTTTATGTTCAGATTCATAATCTCATACACGACCATGCATGGGAAGCAGCACAACCTGAGTACACCGTACTAAATTTTCACAGGAACGCTCATCCTCCCCAAACCAATATTCGACATGTCTCACTTTCTGAAGACGAGTGGCCTGCAGCAGAAGGGGTTTTGGATGTTCTCAGGGCCTTAGGGAGGGCCAACAAAGTGCGAACCATTTTATGTCCGTTTGTCAGAGTGCAAACCATTGATGAACCATTCATCAGCGCTTTCATAGAAAGATTCAAATACATGCGAGTGCTGGATTTAAGTTACTCATGTTTTGAGAGGCTGCCGGAGTCGATCAGTGATCTAATACATTTGAGGTTGCTGAGTTTAAGGAGCAATATCAGGATCAGAAGGCTCCCCAATTCTATCTGCAAGCTCTACAATCTGCAGACATTGGTGCTCCTGGACTGCTGTGAACTGGAAGAACTGCCAAGAGATACAAAGAACATGATTAGTTTGAGGCATCTTGAAATAACCACAAAACAGAGCACTTTCCCAGAATTGTATGACTCGAATTCTCTTCGATTCTTGGGGATCGTGGGATGCATCAGTTTAAGATCTCTTCTTAGAGAGGGACAAAGCTTCCCTGCTCTTCGGACATTGTTTATTCACAGTTGTGGGAGTCTGGTGTCTTTGCTGCCAAGCATCAGAAACCTAACTGCTTTACGGACACTGAAAATTGCTGATTGCGAAGCGCTTGATTTGTTGGATGGGGATGATGACAGGTTTCCAGGCTTTCAAACTCTCTGGTTTCTGGTGATTGTGAATTTACCCATGTTGGTGGGCTTGCCTCAGTGGATTCTTCGGACTGCTACTTCTAACTTTCTGCAGCGTGTAGTCATTGAAGCTTGTCCCAACTTCACAGGCTTGCCGCTGGCGGTGCAGCAAAATATCACAATCCGTCAGAAATTTAAGACTAGAGAGTAG
- the LOC100259392 gene encoding uncharacterized protein LOC100259392 isoform X1 codes for MGPSSLVAETVWKEIESTHSVTDDQISIMHFLFGKNFERATRIVDQRGVKRIVGEPSGRWIFQVVGESRKKEEYFCFAEHYCACYSFFYDIVNRGEQLCVSLHSFLLTILYCCLKYYLFYDKFKMLPCIFIYLYIN; via the exons ATGGGACCAAGCAGCTTAGTTGCAGAAACAGTGTGGAAGGAGATTGAATCAACTCATTCAG TGACTGATGATCAGATTTCAAT CATGCATTTCCTGTTCGGGAAGAACTTTGAGCGAGCAACTAGGATTGTGGATCAAAGGGGTGTCAAGAGAATCGTTGGCGAGCCTAGTGGGCGTTGGATCTTTCAG GTTGTGGGAGAATCTCGGAAGAAGGAGGAATATTTTTGTTTCGCAGAGCATTACTGTGCTTGTTATTCATTTTTCTATGACATTGTTAACAGAGGAGAACAGCTTTGTGTAAGTCTGCATTCCTTCCTATTGACTATACTATATTGCTGTCTCAAatactatttattttatgataaattcAAAATGCTCCCTTgcatatttatttatctatatattaattaa